The sequence TTCACAAAtgtcagtttttataaaaactttcaaatatatctaAAATTCCACTTAAATAGACGCAAATACTCTCAGTTTATATGAATAACTAATTGTTAGCTAAAAAACTTATTGTGCTATAATCAAGTGATGCTCTgaataatattttcttttttttttcttttccaaaacgAAGAACAAAGGtttctctcaattttttattttaataaaataatcaaaGAAACCTTGTGATCCTTAAATCTTTCTTCATATATGTAATATAGCacgaaaaaataaatacaaaaaggACTTTTTCATAATTCCAAGCTGCCCTTCAAGTACCGATATTACATACTAGCTTTTTACAGTATTAAGAAAAGCATAAATGTTGAGCAAGACAAAAATTAAGGAAATTAACCAACAAAATTCTCAtgctaattaattagtttttaccacaaagaaaaataaagttgaCAGAAACCTTTGTTCTTCGTTTGGAaaagaaacgaaaaaaaaaaaagaagaaaatattatTGAGAGCAACACTTGATTATTGTacaagaaatttttttaattagtataaATGATatcatttgttttaaaaaaacaaaaaactagtTATTCATATAAACTGAGGGTATTTATGACTATATAAGTTGAATTTGGAtgtatttgaaagtttttataaaaaaaaccaacatttttgaaagagaagtgttattagcattccaaaaatctcattctacactcctcacaattgtatttttctttttccaatatagaaaatttgggatgtagaataaaatttttgaaatgctaataacattttttttttgaaattacaGACTAATTTTGGGCTATATTTGATATGTACCCAAAAAGACTCTAAATAAGTCGGGTGGTTCAAGTACTCGGATTACCCGGAAAATGGAATAAGCATCCGCGTATTACGGGAAGGGCGTACGAAACCCAAAGAAATTAAGGAAGCGGAAGAAAAGCGGGGATGGGAATGGAAGGAGACAAGGAAGACGAGAGAAAGGAAGCAGCAATCGCATCCACGCCGTGTCTGCAGCCCAATTACAAGCCCAAATCCCTCACCCAAACCCAGCTATCCAAGTTCCAGGTACTCTCGCCACCACCGCCACTTTGgtctctgttttgtttgtgcatTTTTTGTTCTGTTATTTGAAGCTCTGATGGAACAATCAGTTTAATTGGGTCCTTGTAGCTGCTGCTAGTTCTATCATCTTTTCACCATTTTAGTTTGTCTTGATTGTTAGGCTGCCTCTGAGCTTTCATTGGGTTGGGTAATTGTTGATTTAACCGCTCCTGAATATGTTATAATCTTCATTAAAAGATGAGTTTTTGCTCACCACTCTTTAGTGGTGGTGGTATACTCACCACCCATTGATTGCCGTCGATGAGTTTGAATCTCAATATTTTTGTAGTAGAATGATTAAATCAGACACGTCTAAAGGAAATCAGTGGGTGCTGACCACCTCTGAACTAGGAAAGGTTCTTGGGTGCTGGCAGCTGTGCCAAGTCACCATTCGCTCACCCAAGACCGACACAAGGGATAAACCCTCCCTTCATTCGGGTCCCCCGTGTCTGTCTTGGGTGGGAAGATTGGTAAGGGGGCACAAGCCTTAACTAGGAGAGATTTTTCGGTGTGCCTGGAACATTACCATGTGGTCTTACTATTCCACTCAAATTATATCACATGTATTCGTTTTTACTTAACATACCCTAGAACTCATACATGTGAAATAGTACACAATGTGGCTGAGTGTTCGTGGTACAAGTAAAATTATATCCTGAATTAGCGCGCACAATTAGACAGGACCCATTTACAACCTCACAAGTTAGGAAGCTGCAAGTATTTATGTGTCTGCTAAAAGTTCATGATATTTTCTGGTCTCTGGTTTCCTATCTTGTCACCTGAGGTTTTGGACTGCTTATTAAAAGATCCTCAGCCTTTGGGGTAGTAACAATAGACACTGGAGGGAACTTACGATGCTGAAGGGGCATTAATTACTATCTCCACTTATCCGATGTTCTTTCGTTTATCTTTGTTTAGCGCTTGAATTGCTTCTAGATACTTAAACTCATGAACATTATAGGAGCTGCACCGGAGGAGGTTACAGatcaaatcaaaatcaaaatcaaagattGGAAAGAAACCAAAAGGTTCCTTGGTTTCCTCAGTCATGTTTGTTATCTCTCCTGTACAAGTGTATTTTTTGTGTCTAATTTTAGAGGTATTACAGGTAGTAAAGGAAAATCTCACAGCATAGACCTGGCTGCTAGAGATACTGCAAACCAAGATTCAGTCATAACATTTGAAACTTCAACTGTCTGTGACTCTGAGAACCACAAGAATGAAACCAGTTCTGTTGTACAGCATGAGGATATAGCAGTCCGGGCTCCAAAGAAGAGCCACAAGTTACATTGGGGGTATGATATGCATGCTTAGTAATATccatatatataacaaaagtAGCAATAAATGTTATCATTCACCAAAGATATTATTTCGTATATTGGAATTTTTATCTAATGCTACTGTGCTGCTAGGCTCGACACAAAGGAAAGGTGGGAAAGGAAAGCAAACATGTAGAGGATCCGTGGCAACATTTCGCAAATGCCTCTTGAATTTTTCTATTAATTTCGAAGATGTGCCCGAAGGTGCTTGACTTGGGTGATCATGTTGGATTCATTTTCGCACTATAAAAGGTGCAAAAAATAACAGGGGCAATATCCTTTGTATACTTTGTCTCAAGCATTTTTGCTAGATTTTTTATGGCAAAACAATCTGTTCTTTCGCCACTAGTCTTGAGAGATTGTGTTATATCTTTTGCAGATTAACATTAATTTTATGGATATCTGCAGAGAACTGTATGTGCTGCAGTAAAGCTTATTCGGTGTCAATTATGTTGGATTGTGTTGGTATGGATAAAGCTTATTTGGTGTCATTTATCTTGTGTCATGACCAAATTCTATTCTTATGGAATTCGGGCTCTCATCgaatttggtttgattttgtgtGCATTCGTTGTTGCTTGGTAGTGGGCTCTATCTAACACCAAAACCCCCAAATGGGAAATGTTTCTCTGCAATTTTTGGCTATGGTCACTCTCTATCTAGGCTCTCTCCCTTTAACTCGTCTCTGTATTTTTTTTGTCTCAGTTTCCTGATGcaagtttttattttggtcTTGTACTGCAATTTTTTGGGATTACAGATAGAATTTTGATTCTTGGGATGCTAAACTTTGGTTTGTATTCTGATTAGAATTGGTTGTGGGTTGttggaattttaattaaattgaaaatacTGTTGAAGTGCAGTGAAAACACTTTGATGTTGCTATTTTTTGGAAGAAGTGAACCCTTTAGTTGCGTTGTTGCTACAATAAgctttattgttttgttttcttttttctgattTGGCATTTCATGACATTGGTAACTTTTGGAGAAATTGAGGATAATTCTCAATGTTTTGCAAATGGTGATTAAATCTTTTCTTGTGAATTCGGCCCTAGGGTGCAAGGGAGAATACTTTTAACCAACTGAGCTACGAGTCCCTTgccttttcatttgatttctaatTTTCCAGTCCTGGTCAGAAACGTTTGAGCTTGAGTTTTTAATTATCCCATTAATCAATTGAAGTCAACTTTGCTTTGCCTACTCTTTGTTTTGCTGCCTTATCATATCATTTGGCACTTGTTTTGCTGCCTTATTTGTTTCGGTCTGCCAACCTGGCCTTGAAGTTTTCTGTCGTTCGTTCGGAAGGATCTTTAGTTGGGAGAGAAAATCCTGACGTAAATGATAGTTCGgtcgttttttttcttctgtaatATTTCCCCTTTCTAGGACTAATATGTATTCCTTATGATTTTACGTCTGAATACCACAACTTTTGTACAAATTCGACATCGCTTtgtccaaaacaaaaaacaaaaaaaaaaaagaatttagatCGAGACTAGCTAAATCTAATGTTCCAGATTTGACATCTTAAGTTACTAAAGACACATCACTGCAAGTAGTTCTAAATTGCTTCAAGCAGAATCGATCAATTAGTTTATCTTGTTTGACAAGTTTAAAATGGGATTTACAACGGAGAAGGGATTATGCATAAAATTTGGAGATGTCAAAGTTCCATTTCTAAGTTGCACCATAATAGTAacgaagatttctggcgtgacTCAGTATGGGACTCCTATGCTCTAGACCTCGACAAAACTCATTGATCGATTCGAATTTGGGACCTTGGCCCCCAGGATCAGGCCCCAGAACCCCGGCTTCCATAACTCGGACTTGGGAACCATAGTCTGGAGAATGACATATATGAAACGGTGACGGTGAACTCATTTCATGTAAGTTGTATTCCACGGTATTAGATTTAATGATTATTAGGTATGCAACACTAAAATCCCATTGACAAATTATATTTCCCAGCAAGTCATATCACTTTACAAATCCATTTAGTTGATAGATGTTTTCCATTGAAGGTGAAACAGAAATTTCTGTCTGCTTTGGAATTCATCCTCCAGAGAAGTGAAAAAAAGAAGCCAAAACTCAAATCAATTGACGGAAGATGAGAacgttacttttttttttttttatactcctAATGAAACTGATGCAATTAAATACACAATGAAACTGCCATTTGAAACGTAATTACAGTGTGGCTGCATGCAAAACACGCACAGATGGGAAAAAAGACAAGAAAAAGAGGGGGGGAAACGTGAACATTTAAAGCACTCACTACAACCCAAAGAAACTGAAATGTTGTAAAGAGAAACTGTAATTTTCTGCATGGAGTAAGTCCGCGTGGCATGGCTGCATGTCCACTGTTTTTATCATGTTATATCTCGAGATAATACTATTGATTCGTAGGTATTTGAATCTGAGAACTTAAGCAATTAAACAGCTACATACCCAGTCTAAAGTATAGCGACATATTTGGGTAAGGGATATCAATTTCTCGATAAAAGAGTTACTCTAAAAACTCCACAAAGAAATATATCTTTTTCATCAAAACCCTAACAGCTAGGTGAGCTGTGTGTCTATAAGAGAGCAATCACTTTCACTCCCTTCTCTGCTCAAAGAAGCTCAGATTACGCTATCTTCTCTCCATAGCTGCTTTATACGCATTAAGCTCAtccagactctctctctctctgtgacaAACAGAAAATGAATAAGAAGACAATGAACTCAGAAAGAAAAATGACGAATGCTGAGGGACTCCATAGTCGTCATGGAGTTTTGACAAGGCGAATGGCAAGAGAGCTTCGCCTGAAGAAAAAGGAGGTGAGGGAAGATAAGATGGAGGAGGAGTTGAAGAAAAAAGATGAGGAAGAGGacgagaaaaaggaaaagacccaggAGGGGGTGGAGGCCAAGGAGCCGACTGTCACCGAATCACCTGATCAAAATGCTGATGGGGTGaattctgctgctgctgctgaagATGTGCCTGTCAGACCACAGCCACCGCCAGCAGTAGAAACTAGTGAAGAAGACATGGCATCGGTACTTAATTTGAGTCAGTATGGGTGGACTCCCTGGAGAAGCAAGGAGGAGCAGTATTTGTGGTTTGACGGGGACTTTTCTAGTGGGCTTGAGAATCCATACGGTGATTTTTTTGACAATCCATCTTTTCCTTCTGTAAATAATGATGATGCGGGGGATGATCTAGGGCACAATAATGCATGGGACGGAAGCTTTTGGAATTTTGGAGATAATTCTTCCCCGAAACCCTGGCCGTAAGAGGCTAAACATATGTTGTGCTGGTGGTTTATTATTAATGTTTTTGATTTATTACCTTGTTGTCAAATGActattaattattcaattactTGTTTCAGTATTTTCTTAGTGTTAGTGTTGCATCATCCTCCTATATGCTGCTGTTTATCTACAAGAAAATGTTAATACCCGGCCAAT is a genomic window of Malus domestica chromosome 09, GDT2T_hap1 containing:
- the LOC103444139 gene encoding uncharacterized protein, with product MGMEGDKEDERKEAAIASTPCLQPNYKPKSLTQTQLSKFQELHRRRLQIKSKSKSKIGKKPKGSKGKSHSIDLAARDTANQDSVITFETSTVCDSENHKNETSSVVQHEDIAVRAPKKSHKLHWGLDTKERWERKANM